In Mastomys coucha isolate ucsf_1 unplaced genomic scaffold, UCSF_Mcou_1 pScaffold5, whole genome shotgun sequence, one genomic interval encodes:
- the Cnksr3 gene encoding connector enhancer of kinase suppressor of ras 3 isoform X2: protein MKNLVLKLRASSHNLQNYISSRRKSPAYDGNTSRKPPNEFLTSVVELIGAAKALLAWLDRAPFTGITDLSMTKNKIIQLCLDLTTAVQKDCLVVEMEDKVLNVVKVLNGICDKTMRSTTDPVMSQCACLEEVHLPNVRPEEGLGMYIKSTYDGLHVITGTTENSPADRSQKIHAGDEVIQVNRQTVVGWQLKNLVRKLRENPTGVVLLLKKRPTGSFSFTPAPLKNLRWKPPLVQTSPPPTTTQSPESTMDAPLKKEKPAILDLYIPPPPAVPYSPRDENVSFSYGGHSKSKQALPGRKGSESPNSFLDQESQRRRFTIADSDQLPGYSVGTNILPTKMRGKTPSYGKPRPLSMPADGNWMGIVDPFAKPRGHGRKGEDALCRYFSNERITPITEESASPVYRFSRPLTERHLVRGADYIRGSRCYINSDLHSSATIPFQEEGSKKKSSSSSAKASSGEPSLLVSWLTRLKLLTH from the exons ATGAAGAACTTGGTTCTGAAACTGCGGGCATCCTCGCACAATTTGCAGAATTACATAAGCAGCAGGCGGAAGAGTCCAGCCTATGATGGGAACACGTCTCGCAAGCCCCCCAATGAGTTCCTGACTTCTGTGGTGGAGCTCATTGGCGCTGCCAAGGCCCTGCTGGCTTGGTTGGATCG GGCTCCATTCACAGGGATCACGGATCTCTCCAtgacaaagaataaaatcatCCAACTGTGCCTGGACCTCACCACGGCAGTTCAGAAG gATTGCCTTGTAGTGGAAATGGAGGATAAAGTTTTAAATGTG GTCAAGGTCTTAAATGGCATCTGTGACAAAACAATGCGCTCTACTACAGACCCTGTTATGAGCCAGTGTGCATGCCTGGAGGAAGTTCACTTACCAAATGTTAGACCTGAGGAAGGCCTG GGCATGTACATCAAGTCAACCTATGACGGACTGCATGTGATTACTGGAACCACAGAAAAT TCTCCAGCAGACCGATCTCAGAAGATTCACGCTGGCGATGAGGTCATTCAGGTCAATCGGCAGACAGTG GTCGGGTGGCAGTTGAAAAATCTGGTGAGAAAGTTGAGAGAGAATCCCACGGGTGTGGTGCTGCTGCTGAAGAAGAGGCCCACGGGCTCGTTCAGCttcactccagccccactgaaGAACCTGCGGTGGAAGCCGCCCCTCGTGCAG acctcacccccacccaccaCAACCCAGTCCCCAGAGAGCACCATGGATGCCCCCCTGAAGAAGGAGAAGCCAGCCATCCTGGACCTATACATCCCTCCTCCACCTGCTGTGCCCTACTCTCCCCG GGATGAGAATGTGAGTTTCAGCTACGGAGGACACAGTAAGAGTAAACAGGCGTTGCCTGGGCGCAAGGGTTCCGAGTCCCCTAACTCCTTCTTGGACCAGGAGAGCCAAAGACGCAGATTTACCATCGCAGATTCCGATCAGCTGCCCGGGTATTCGGTGGGAACCAATATTCTGCCCACAAAAATGAGAGGGAAGACACCGTCCTATG GCAAGCCCCGGCCGCTGTCCATGCCTGCAGACGGGAACTGGATGGGGATTGTGGATCCTTTTGCTAAACCTCGAGGTCATGGGAGGAAAG GGGAAGATGCCCTCTGCCGGTACTTCAGCAATGAGCGGATTACacccatcactgaagaaagtgcCTCTCCTGTGTACCGGTTCTCTAGACCGCTAACTGAGCGGCACCTGGTGCGAGGTGCGGACTACATCCGAGGGAGCCGGTGCTATATCAATTCCGATCTGCACAGCAGCGCCACCATTCCATTCCAGGAGGAAGGCTCCAAGAagaaatcctcctcctcctcagccaaGGCATCTTCTGGGGAGCCTTCGCTGCTGGTCAGCTGGCTGACTCGCCTCAAGCTATTGACTCACTAA